A window of [Ruminococcus] lactaris ATCC 29176 genomic DNA:
ATTTCAAACTTAGCCGATTTTCAAGCCTTTTATAATATTTTAGGCATTTTTATTGGATAATACCTTCTCCTGTACAGACTTCGGTACTGGCTCGTATTTCTCGAAGAACATTGAGTAGTTACCACGTCCCTGAGTTCTGGAACGAAGGTCTGTAGAGTATCCGAACATTTCTGACAGCGGAACATACGCACGTACGATCTTTCCACCACCGAGATCATCCATACCTTCGATACGTCCACGACGTGAGTTCAGGTCTCCGATGATATCTCCCATATATTCTTCAGGCATTGTAACCTCTACCTTCATGATAGGCTCAAGAAGTACAGGTGATCCCTGCTTCATTGCATCCTTGAATGCAAGAGAACCAGCGATGTGGAATGCCATCTCACTGGAATCGACTTCATGGTAAGATCCGTCGTATACGTTAGCATGAACACCAACTACCGGGAATCCTCCAAGGATACCAGATTTCATAGCTTCCTCAATACCTTCACCTACTGCCGGGATGTATTCCTTCGGAATAGCTCCTCCGACTACAGTAGACTCGAACTTGTATGTCTCCTCACCGTTGACATCCATTGGCTCGAATTTAACTTTACAGTGTCCGTACTGTCCACGTCCACCTGACTGTTTCGCATACTTGCTGTCAACATCAACCGGTTTTGTGATGGACTCTTTGTAAGCAACCTGAGGTGCACCTACGTTAGCCTCAACTTTGAACTCACGAAGAAGTCTGTCAACGATGATCTCAAGGTGAAGCTCACCCATACCAGCGATGATTGTCTGTCCAGTTTCCTGGTTTGTATGAGCACGGAATGTCGGGTCTTCTTCTGCAAGTTTTGCAAGAGATTCTCCAAGTTTTCCCTGAGAAGCCTTTGTCTTAGGCTCGATAGCAAGCTCGATAACCGGCTCCGGGAATTCCATGGACTCAAGAATTACAGGATGCTGCTCATCACAGATTGTATCTCCTGTTGTAGAGAACTTGAATCCGATTGCTGCAGCGATATCTCCTGAATATACTTTATCCAGCTCTTCACGCTTGTTGGCATGCATCTGAAGGATACGTCCAACACGCTCTTTTTTCTGCTTTGTAGCATTCAGTACATAAGAACCGGAGTTCATAACACCTGAATATACACGGAAGTAAGCAAGCTTACCTACGAATGGGTCTGTCATAATCTTAAATACGAGAGCAGAGAACGGCTCTTCATCAGAAGAGTGTCTTACTACTTCGTTTCCGTCTTCATCAACACCCTCGATTGCCGGGATGTCTGTTGGAGCCGGCATAAACTCGATGATTGCATCAAGGAGTTTCTGAACACCTTTATTTCTGTATGCAGTACCGCAGCATACCGGAACAGCTGTACACTCACATGTAGCTTTTCTCAGAACTGCTTTCATTGCATCGATTGAAGGCTCTTCACCTTCAAGGTATTCCATCATAAGGTCATCATCCAGCTCGCAGATCTTCTCAACGAGCTCTGTATGATAAAGCTCTGCTTCATCCTTCATTTCTTCCGGAATGTCTGTTACAGAGATGTCATCACCCTTTTCATCATTGTAGATGTAGGCCTGCATCTCGAACAGGTCGATGATTCCCTTGAATTCGTCTTCTTTTCCAATTGGAAGCTGAAGACAGATTGCGTTCTTTCCAAGTCTTGTCTTGATCTGCTCTACAGCGTTGTAGAAATCAGCACCAAGGATGTCCATCTTATTGATGAATGCCATACGCGGTACGTTGTATGTGTCTGCCTGACGCCATACGTTTTCTGACTGAGGCTCAACACCACCCTTAGC
This region includes:
- the fusA gene encoding elongation factor G, encoding MAGREYPLERTRNIGIMAHIDAGKTTLTERILYYTGVNYKIGDTHEGTATMDWMEQEQERGITITSAATTCHWTLEEKTKVKPGALEHRINIIDTPGHVDFTVEVERSLRVLDGAVGVFCAKGGVEPQSENVWRQADTYNVPRMAFINKMDILGADFYNAVEQIKTRLGKNAICLQLPIGKEDEFKGIIDLFEMQAYIYNDEKGDDISVTDIPEEMKDEAELYHTELVEKICELDDDLMMEYLEGEEPSIDAMKAVLRKATCECTAVPVCCGTAYRNKGVQKLLDAIIEFMPAPTDIPAIEGVDEDGNEVVRHSSDEEPFSALVFKIMTDPFVGKLAYFRVYSGVMNSGSYVLNATKQKKERVGRILQMHANKREELDKVYSGDIAAAIGFKFSTTGDTICDEQHPVILESMEFPEPVIELAIEPKTKASQGKLGESLAKLAEEDPTFRAHTNQETGQTIIAGMGELHLEIIVDRLLREFKVEANVGAPQVAYKESITKPVDVDSKYAKQSGGRGQYGHCKVKFEPMDVNGEETYKFESTVVGGAIPKEYIPAVGEGIEEAMKSGILGGFPVVGVHANVYDGSYHEVDSSEMAFHIAGSLAFKDAMKQGSPVLLEPIMKVEVTMPEEYMGDIIGDLNSRRGRIEGMDDLGGGKIVRAYVPLSEMFGYSTDLRSRTQGRGNYSMFFEKYEPVPKSVQEKVLSNKNA